A genomic stretch from Malus domestica chromosome 15, GDT2T_hap1 includes:
- the LOC139192261 gene encoding septin and tuftelin-interacting protein 1 homolog 1-like, which produces MDDYQEMERFGMEEDYEDAQWIGGEFYYSKRKDKPVQTKDDVLYGIFTADSDDDDDNGGSRKRRKDRRVDLTKPVSFVSTGIVMPNQEVDDNSKQQNDDKRPGLGATNDLGFGAATGSGLGFKNPNSDSLGGEEEEEEVEDEQSFLPTAFGKKIKEGAERRHKEREKMKLLKLTSSQSQSRGGSEERQFAGLGAKGAGDGGLGAFEKHTKGIGMKMLKNMGYKGGGLGKNEQGILAPIEAKLRPKNMGMGFNDYKETEVKRPSLQELEAEKPSKPLPAATSTKKKPSWKKNKTNKDHYISAKELLAQKQEEGTEVLVHKVVDMRGPQVRVLTNLENLNAEEKAREEDVPMPELQHNVRLILDLAELDIQKIDRDLRNERDTAISLNQEKERLETEVARQKQHLDNLEDIRTVIDRLGEENSMGTLTLDSLTKDFRDLQKRYADDYKLCNLSCIACSFALPLFIRMFQGWDPLRNPSHGLDVISSWKALLHGEGESEQYLDIWHSSMSPYTKLLSEVVVPAVRIAGVNTWQPKDPEPMLRFLESWENLLPPSVLHSILDMVIFPKLKDAVDLWEPHRDTVPIHVWVHPWLPLLGHKLEDLYHTIRFKLSNVLGAWHPSDGSAYTILSPWKKVFDAASWEQLMYRFIVPKLQLVLQEFQVNPADQTLDQFNWVMSWASAIPIHLMVDMLEKFFFTKWLQVLYHWLCSNPNFEEVLNWYKGWKELIPEELHANESIRYQLNCGLDMMNRAVEGMEVVQPGLKENISYLRVLEQRQFEAQQKAAAAAAAHANLGGTAQMDGIGHEMSLKDVIEAHAQQNGLLFRPKPGRMHNGHQMYGFGNVSIIVDSLNQKVYAQIEETWSLVSLERLLDMHNNLLTRRR; this is translated from the coding sequence ATGGATGATTATCAGGAGATGGAGAGGTTTGGGATGGAGGAGGATTACGAGGACGCCCAGTGGATCGGCGGCGAGTTCTATTACAGCAAGCGCAAGGACAAGCCCGTCCAAACCAAAGACGACGTCCTCTACGGCATATTTACTGCCGATTCCGATGACGACGATGACAACGGCGGCTCCAGAAAACGCAGGAAAGACCGAAGGGTCGACCTCACCAAGCCCGTCAGTTTTGTCTCCACAGGAATCGTCATGCCCAACCAGGAGGTCGACGACAATTCAAAGCAGCAAAACGATGATAAGCGGCCTGGCCTCGGCGCCACCAATGACCTTGGATTTGGTGCCGCTACGGGTTCCGGTTTAGGTTTTAAAAATCCGAATTCGGATTCTTTGGGTggcgaggaggaggaggaggaggtggaggatgagCAGAGTTTTTTGCCGACGGCTTTTGGGAAGAAGATAAAGGAGGGGGCGGAGAGGAGACACAAGGAGAGGGAAAAGATGAAATTGCTCAAGCTTACTAGTAGTCAGTCTCAGAGTAGAGGAGGTTCTGAAGAACGTCAATTTGCAGGACTAGGAGCAAAGGGCGCTGGGGATGGGGGTCTGGGGGCCTTCGAGAAACACACCAAGGGCATTGGAATGAAGATGCTTAAGAACATGGGCTACAAAGGAGGCGGACTTGGGAAGAACGAGCAAGGCATTCTCGCTCCTATTGAAGCCAAGCTGAGGCCAAAGAATATGGGCATGGGTTTCAATGATTACAAGGAGACGGAGGTCAAGCGGCCTAGCTTGCAAGAATTGGAAGCTGAAAAGCCGAGCAAGCCTTTGCCCGCTGCCACCTCCACCAAAAAGAAGCCTTCCTGGAAGAAGAACAAGACTAACAAGGACCATTATATCTCTGCCAAGGAGTTGTTAGCCCAGAAGCAGGAAGAAGGCACAGAGGTCCTTGTGCACAAGGTGGTTGATATGCGCGGACCTCAGGTTCGAGTCTTGACCAATCTGGAGAATTTGAATGCTGAAGAGAAAGCAAGGGAAGAGGATGTTCCCATGCCTGAGCTACAGCACAACGTCAGGTTGATTCTGGACTTAGCTGAGCTCGATATCCAGAAGATTGACAGGGACCTGAGGAATGAGCGGGACACGGCCATCAGCTTGAACCAGGAGAAAGAGAGGTTGGAGACGGAGGTGGCCAGGCAGAAGCAACACCTGGATAACTTGGAGGATATTAGGACCGTCATAGATCGACTGGGAGAAGAGAATAGCATGGGAACATTGACGCTGGACTCCCTGACAAAGGACTTTCGTGACCTGCAGAAGAGATACGCCGATGACTATAAGTTATGTAACTTGTCTTGCATTGCCTGCTCGTTCGCTCTGCCTCTGTTTATTAGGATGTTTCAAGGCTGGGATCCTCTTAGGAACCCCTCGCATGGGTTGGATGTAATATCTTCTTGGAAGGCTTTGCTTCATGGAGAGGGGGAGAGCGAGCAGTACCTGGATATTTGGCATAGCTCAATGTCCCCTTACACCAAATTGCTTTCCGAGGTGGTGGTACCCGCTGTGAGGATTGCTGGCGTCAATACATGGCAGCCCAAGGACCCTGAACCCATGCTTCGCTTTCTGGAGTCTTGGGAGAACTTGCTGCCTCCTTCTGTCCTTCATTCCATACTGGATATGGTAATCTTTCCTAAATTGAAGGACGCAGTTGACTTGTGGGAACCTCACCGGGACACTGTTCCCATCCATGTGTGGGTGCATCCGTGGCTACCACTCTTGGGACACAAGTTGGAAGACTTGTATCACACAATACGATTCAAGTTGAGTAATGTTCTGGGTGCTTGGCACCCAAGCGATGGATCTGCCTATACCATACTCTCACCGTGGAAGAAGGTGTTTGATGCCGCGAGTTGGGAACAGCTTATGTATAGATTTATAGTACCCAAGTTGCAGCTTGTCTTACAAGAATTCCAAGTGAACCCTGCAGATCAGACACTTGATCAATTTAATTGGGTGATGAGTTGGGCTTCTGCTATTCCAATTCATCTAATGGTAGATatgttggagaaatttttcttcACCAAGTGGCTACAGGTTTTGTATCACTGGTTATGTTCGAACCCGAACTTTGAAGAGGTTTTAAATTGGTATAAAGGTTGGAAGGAACTCATTCCTGAGGAGCTTCATGCAAATGAAAGTATCCGGTATCAGCTTAATTGTGGTCTTGACATGATGAATCGGGCTGTTGAGGGTATGGAGGTGGTCCAACCTGGTTTGAAGGAGAATATTAGCTACCTTAGGGTGCTTGAGCAAAGGCAATTTGAGGCACAGCagaaagcagcagcagcagcagcagcacatGCAAACTTGGGTGGCACTGCTCAAATGGATGGCATTGGTCACGAGATGAGTTTGAAAGATGTTATTGAAGCCCATGCGCAGCAAAATGGCCTGCTATTTAGGCCTAAGCCTGGGAGGATGCATAATGGTCACCAGATGTATGGCTTTGGTAATGTAAGCATAATAGTTGACTCCCTAAATCAAAAGGTATATGCCCAAATAGAGGAAACTTGGTCCCTTGTATCCCTTGAAAGGTTGCTGGACATGCACAATAATTTACTTACAAGGAGACGCTGA